One stretch of Miscanthus floridulus cultivar M001 chromosome 18, ASM1932011v1, whole genome shotgun sequence DNA includes these proteins:
- the LOC136523070 gene encoding uncharacterized protein — MGRGLGLELQLRKPSSAAAACTSPVCCYLAGEDRFVPAPAGGSLPPILRPSPSPTIAAFGHLVFPNYTSRWHCKTERAMQAKKLTLLQTVAAAGVFSAVSFWYGFMFGRESARRELGGIIDDLRSNKPTTISAASSEPDAHSKP; from the exons ATGGGCCGTGGGCTCGGCCTAGAACTGCAACTCCGCAAGCCCTCgtcggccgccgccgcctgcaCCTCCCCAGTCTGTTGCTACCTTGCCGGCGAAGATCGTTTCGTGCCGGCACCGGCAGGCGGCAGCCTTCCTCCAATCCTCCGTCCCTCTCCCTCCCCAACCATCGCCGCCTTCGGTCACCTCGTCTTCCCCAACTACACCTCGCGGTGGCACTGCAAAACGGAG CGGGCGATGCAGGCGAAGAAGCTGACCCTGCTGCAGACGGTGGCAGCTGCGGGAGTCTTCTCCGCCGTCTCCTTCTG GTATGGCTTCATGTTTGGAAGGGAGTCCGCGCGGCGCGAGCTTGGTGGCATCATAGACGACCTCCGCAGCAACAAGCCCACCACGATCTCTGCCGCTTCCTCGGAACCCGATGCTCATTCCAAGCCATAG
- the LOC136524809 gene encoding probable serine/threonine-protein kinase PBL19, producing MGCFAFKSGRKSSGGSRAQQHPRPGAQTPPAKSAPAASSSSSSSSSGGVHSKTKASAASSSSSSSSSGGVHSKTKASAASTPTRTIQELSEERGAQRLRVFDLDELGSATNGFSRALKLGEGGFGSVYRAFFRSAAGARVVLAVKRLNQRSLQGHKQWLAEVQFLGVLEHPNLVKLIGYCAVDSEASKHRLLVYEFMPNKSLDDHLFNRAHPPLSWRLRLQIMIGAARGLDYLHEGVPEVQVIYRDFKASNILLDAEFRPKLSDFGLAREGPTEGKTHVSTAVVGTHGYAAPDYIETGHLTVKSDVWSFGVVLYEILTGRRSLERSRPTEEQKLLGWVQQHPPDSAGFRAIMDPRLGGRYPLAAAREVARLADRCLGKNPKERPAMRDVVEELERVLQMEPPPLPAADKKKGGDGRLPAKR from the exons atGGGGTGCTTCGCCTTCAAGAGCGGCCGCAAGAGCAGCGGCGGGTCCAGAGCTCAGCAGCACCCGCGGCCCGGCGCCCAGACGCCACCGGCCAAGTCGGCCCCGgcggcgtcctcctcctcctcttcctcctcctccggcggcgtgCACAGCAAGACCAAGGCGTCGGcggcgtcgtcctcctcctcttcctcctcctccggcggcgtgCACAGCAAGACCAAGGCGTCGGCGGCGTCCACGCCCACGCGGACCATCCAGGAGCTGTCGGAGGAGCGGGGCGCGCAGCGGCTCCGGGTGTTCGACCTCGACGAGCTCGGCAGCGCCACCAACGGCTTCAGCCGCGCGCTCAAGCTCGGCGAGGGCGGCTTCGGCTCCGTCTACCGCGCCTTCTTCCGCTCCGCCGCCGGCGCCCGCGTCGTGCTCGCCGTCAAGCGCCTCAACCAGCGCAGCCTCCAG GGGCACAAGCAGTGGCTGGCTGAAGTCCAATTCCTAGGTGTTCTTGAACACCCGAACCTTGTAAAGCTGATCGGCTACTGCGCGGTGGATTCAGAAGCAAGCAAGCACAGGCTGCTGGTCTACGAGTTCATGCCCAACAAGAGCTTGGACGACCACCTGTTCAACCGAGCCCATCCTCCCCTTTCATGGAGACTGAGGCTGCAGATCATGATCGGTGCCGCACGGGGTCTGGATTACCTCCATGAAGGAGTACCAGAAGTTCAG GTGATCTACAGGGATTTCAAAGCGTCCAACATCCTTCTGGACGCCGAATTCAGGCCAAAACTGTCGGATTTTGGCCTGGCAAGAGAGGGTCCAACCGAAGGGAAAACACACGTCTCCACCGCG GTGGTGGGGACGCACGGGTACGCTGCGCCGGACTACATCGAGACGGGGCACCTGACGGTGAAGAGCGACGTGTGGAGCTTCGGCGTGGTGCTGTACGAGATCCTGACGGGGCGGCGGTCCCTGGAGCGCAGCCGCCCCACGGAGGAGCAGAAGCTGCTGGGGTGGGTGCAGCAGCACCCGCCGGACAGCGCCGGGTTCCGGGCCATCATGGACCCGCGGCTGGGCGGGCGGTACCCGCTGGCCGCCGCGCGCGAGGTGGCCAGGCTCGCCGACCGCTGCCTCGGCAAGAACCCCAAGGAGCGGCCGGCGATGAGGGACGTCGTCGAGGAGCTCGAGCGGGTGCTGCAGATGGAGCCGCCACCGCTGCCGGCCGCCGACAAAAAGAAAGGAGGCGACGGCAGACTGCCGGCGAAGAGGTGA